In Flavobacterium luteolum, the DNA window GGAATAGAAACTTTCTCTCTTATTTTTTTGACATCTTTATTCTCAAACGGAATATTTACAATAATTCCCGATGCACCCGCTTGTTCAGCATAGAGAGCCATCTCTACAGATTTCTTACCTTTAGTTGTTCCGCCTCCAACACCGCAGACAACAGGTTTTCCAGCAAAATCAATCAACGTTTTAAAAATTTTTGGAGATGGCGGAAAAGGATAAACCGCCAGAATTGCATCGGCATCATTATTTTCGATAAGTGCCATATCTGTAGAAAAAAGAAATGATTTTATGTTTTCATTTTTCAGCAACAAACCTTGGCAGTTTTTACCAATAATCTCTGGTGTAGTGAGGGCTTTAGTAACGATTTTATTTCTTCTGAATAACCGATCCCAAAGTGAACTTTTCTTTTTATTTTCCCAGAATGAGCCTGAAATTGAACTAATCTGCATGGTCTTATTTTTTACATTTCGGCCAAATTTAATACAGCAAAATCTAAATTTTCTTAAAATAAAAAGTGAAAATTCAGATTTTGTAATGAGTTAGGAAAAATTTGTAGTGAAATTAAATCTAGTAATTAATTCAATAAAAATCTCAGAAAAACTAAAATCCTATATTGTAATTTACAGTATATTCGCTACAAACCAAAAAACTAACTAAATTTAAAAACCATTAAATTATGATTCGCAAAGCATTATTAGTTCTCATTTCTATTTTTTTACTCCAAAGCTGTAATGTAGGTACATCTGGAACCTGGAAAAACGAAAGCATTGAAAAAGATAAAAAAGAAGAAATAAAACTTTTGAATGATAAACTATTTAAAGCAATAATGAGCAATGATGTGAAAGGTGTAAGAGCATTGCTTGTCGATAAACTAATCGAAAAAGATGGAGATAAAATCGACAAATTGATTAACGACATAAGTACTACTTATAAATCTGAAAGTTATAGAGTTCTCGATGAATATAATGTTGAAAATTCGTCAACTAATATTAGCAACACTTTATTGTCTGGAGCGTCTAAAGACAATGATTATGTCATAAATTATTTGGCTTTAAATAAAGACATGTATACATCACTATTTATACCTAATGGGCATTCTAATGAAATATTATTTACCATAATTTATGGAAAATATGACGATGAATGGAAAATAAATATATTTAGAGTTGGCCAATATAGCTTGCTTAAACAAACAGCACCTGATTATTATAAATTAGCACAAGAAAGCTATAAAAAAGCGTCTCTAATAGATGCCGTAAATTATAGTAGTTTAGCAAAACAGTGCTTGAGACCAGCAGATGAAAATTTTAAATATAAAAAAGAAAATGAAATAAATGATTTTCATAATAAGCTAATGAATGAAGTAAACTCGAAGTTCTCTTTACCATTAACTTTTGAAAATATTGAATCTAAGCCAAAGCTATGCAGCATTTATCCACAAGTAACAGCTGAAGGATATTTTCCAATGATTTGCTACTATTCAAATATTAACCTTAAAGACACCACGGCTTTAAAAATAGAAAATAATAAAGTTAAAACTGAAGTAAACAAATTATTCACTGGTCTTTACAAAGATAAAAAAGCTGTTTTATACAGAATATATAATGAAATGCCTGACGGAAAAAAAATAATTGACCACTATGGCATTGTTGATAAGATAAAAAATTAATTGTTGTAAATAAAAAAAGCGAAAGGTTTAAACCTTTCGCTTTTTTTATGATTTCAGAGATATTAAGCCTTATTCTTCTTAGTTTTAGATTTTTTTCTCCCTTTCTTCCACCAAATTATAAATCCAGTTATAGGCAATGAAGCTCCAATCAAACTGACCAAACTCCAGATTATTTTTCCTGTAAGACCAAAGAAAACTCCTGTATGCAGATCGTGATTACTAGCTTCATAAATATCAGCAGCGTTATTGTCTTTGTATAATTTAGTTCTAAGCAACTGACCTGTTTTTCCATCAAAGAAAAGCGTATTTTGATTTCTTGCCCAATCATTTGGATACGTCATTCTTAATCGCAATTCTCCTGTTTTTCTGATAGAAAATGAAACTGAAGTTGCTCCAGGATATTTTTCATTTGCATTTTCGTAAATAGTATTATAACGAACAGGAATTGTAGTCGAATCAATTTTAGCATTAGAAACCACTTCGTCCCCTTTTCTAAGCTTGCTTCCGGTAACCAAACTAACTCCTTTTTTTACTGCATCATATTTAAAATACGTTCCAGAAAAAGCAATTAAAAGCAGAAAAATTGAAGCATAAAATCCGAGAACTTGGTGTAAATCAAAATTGATTCTTTTAAACGAACCGCTCCATTTTATTTTTAAGGATTGTTTAAGCTGGCGTCTCTGTTTTGGAAACCATAAAATTAATCCCGTTATCAGCATAATAATAAAAATTACCACTGCCCAACCTTGAATAAATTCGCCAACTTCTCCTAACAACAAAGTGCGATGTATTTCTAGTACCGTATTCAGCCAATCTGCTCCCTGCTGATTGATTAAAGTTCCATCGTACGGATTGAAATAATATGTCTTTTTCTTTTTCGTAGAAATTTGAACGGCAGCATTCGGTTCCACTTTATCGATTTTTAAAGCGGTAATTTTCTGTTTGGGTTCAAGACGTTCGTAATTTTCAATTATAGTTTTTAAACCTATAAAGGGCTTTTCCTGAACAGGAACATGCATGTATTCTTTGTTCGTAAAATCGCGAATTTCTTCTTCAAAAACATAAAGAAAACCCGTGATGCTCACTATAAAAACAATGAGGCCCGATGCTAAACCGAGCCACAAATGTATTTGTCTAATTGTATTTTTAAAACCTTTGGTCATAATTTGCAATAAAATCCAAATGTAGAAATATCATTTTAAATGACGAATTGTATTCTTAGAATTTAAACGTAATATTTCCTGTAACTCTTGTTGGGTTTTGAGCTGCTAAACGATATGACCAATATTTCTCATTCGTAAGATTGTCAACTTTTAAGCCTAATCTGAATTTTGGTCTGTCGTAAAACACAGAAGCATCCAAAACGGTATAAGAAGGAATACTGAATTTAAATGTTGAAGTATTGGTTTGGTAGTACTCACTTCCATAAATTCCACCAAATCCAAATCCAAGACCAGAAGCTGCTCCTTCGGTTAATCTATAACTTGCCCAAAGATTGGCTGTTGTAGGCGAACCAGCTGTTGTAGGTCGTAAACCATTAATACTCGGATTTGCTTTTGTATATTCACTATCATTATAAGTATAACCAGCAACGATGTTTAAACCTTTAATCGGATTTGCAATAAATTCTGCTTCAAAACCTTTACTCAATTGTGTTCCGTCTTGAATCTGGAAATTTACATGATCTGGATCATCGCGAGTTACATTAGTAACTTTAATATCATAATAACTAAAAGTTGCGCTAATTTTATTAAAGTCAAACTTAACTCCACCTTCTAGCTGATTCGCTTGATTTGGTTTGAAAGTATTTCCGTAGAAATCAGATCCACCCACATTATTGAATCCGTTCATATAATTTCCAAAAACAGATACTTTATCTTTAACCACTTGGTAAACGGCACCAAATCTAGGAGAAAATGCCGTCTGATTGTAATTTCCTGCAATAGAATCACGGCTTGGGTAATACACTCCTTTGTTAATATAACGATCGGCTCTAACACCTCCCATTACCAATAATCTATCGGTAACATTTAATACATCTGACACGTAGGCACTATAAGTTCTTTCGTTGTTTGACACCATGTTGGTATAAGTAGCATTTTGAAATAAAGGCTCAATTTTATTTAGAGTAAAATTGTTATAAGCATCACCAGGTTTTCTAAAATTAAGCGCTGGCATATTTACCGTTGCATCATTACGAGTTGCGCGAAGGCTGTAAAAATCTAATCCTGCTACTACTCTATTTCGCAATTTTCCGATTTTAAAATCTCCATTAAAGTTTTGCTGAATATCAGTTCCGTAATAAGGATAATCTTGATTGGTAACTTGCTGTCTCAACGTTTCATTACTTAACATAGTCAAAGCCACAACATAGCCTTCAGATGAAGATCTTGTGCGCGAAACGATAGTTTG includes these proteins:
- a CDS encoding PepSY-associated TM helix domain-containing protein; translated protein: MTKGFKNTIRQIHLWLGLASGLIVFIVSITGFLYVFEEEIRDFTNKEYMHVPVQEKPFIGLKTIIENYERLEPKQKITALKIDKVEPNAAVQISTKKKKTYYFNPYDGTLINQQGADWLNTVLEIHRTLLLGEVGEFIQGWAVVIFIIMLITGLILWFPKQRRQLKQSLKIKWSGSFKRINFDLHQVLGFYASIFLLLIAFSGTYFKYDAVKKGVSLVTGSKLRKGDEVVSNAKIDSTTIPVRYNTIYENANEKYPGATSVSFSIRKTGELRLRMTYPNDWARNQNTLFFDGKTGQLLRTKLYKDNNAADIYEASNHDLHTGVFFGLTGKIIWSLVSLIGASLPITGFIIWWKKGRKKSKTKKNKA
- a CDS encoding TonB-dependent receptor, whose protein sequence is MKTIFKTLNDKYLCQVFIAFLIIFLCSEQAFSQSTVGTISGKAIVKDGNYLQGATVKISELNKTATTDSDGTYQLKNIPFGTYLVEIKLNGYESSPASVIVDQNNTEVTLDFELTYTSQKLEEVIVSSGGNRFARKESEEVSKMKLKNMENPQVYTIVSKELMKEQVITDYNSAFKNVPGAGIAEVRNQGRTTNISRGFATPQLVRNGVGSFTYNSIDPSNLERIEVIKGPSATLFGSTISSFGGLFNRVTKKPFNFFKGEVSFSAGDWDLNRLTADINTPLNEDKTALFRINTALHSERSFQDAGFNKSFFIAPSFSYEVNERLTLLIDAEFSASKGTSPTRLTPYTKADATAHSIEELGIPYNLSFANNTVNYTGQQYNIFAQLKYKISDEWTSQTIVSRTRSSSEGYVVALTMLSNETLRQQVTNQDYPYYGTDIQQNFNGDFKIGKLRNRVVAGLDFYSLRATRNDATVNMPALNFRKPGDAYNNFTLNKIEPLFQNATYTNMVSNNERTYSAYVSDVLNVTDRLLVMGGVRADRYINKGVYYPSRDSIAGNYNQTAFSPRFGAVYQVVKDKVSVFGNYMNGFNNVGGSDFYGNTFKPNQANQLEGGVKFDFNKISATFSYYDIKVTNVTRDDPDHVNFQIQDGTQLSKGFEAEFIANPIKGLNIVAGYTYNDSEYTKANPSINGLRPTTAGSPTTANLWASYRLTEGAASGLGFGFGGIYGSEYYQTNTSTFKFSIPSYTVLDASVFYDRPKFRLGLKVDNLTNEKYWSYRLAAQNPTRVTGNITFKF